Proteins encoded by one window of Candidatus Sumerlaea chitinivorans:
- a CDS encoding Alcohol dehydrogenase: MKAAVFEEAGDLEKLVIRDLPDPTPGPGQVLVQVKACALNHLDLWARRGAFNIALPMPHISGSDVCGIVAALGEGVHDWTLGERVIIAPGQGCGQCEACRAGHDSYCDQYKIFGFQTQGGYAEFAVTEARHLIRVSRNLSYEEWAAVPLTFLTAYHMLFSLARLQPGETVLVHACGSGVGVAAIQLAHLGGACVIATSASDHKLRRAQRELGVENVVNYDRENVVKHVMHLTNGRGVDVVIDPVGPAVWEDSLAILRRGGRLVNCAATTGMETKISVRTLYARQISLMGSYMGFRYELDKVVRLAECGRIRPIVDKTYRLEDARLAQERMENRENFGKIVLVMNSNFES, encoded by the coding sequence ATGAAAGCAGCCGTTTTTGAAGAAGCGGGAGATCTTGAGAAGCTGGTCATCCGGGATTTACCGGATCCTACACCCGGTCCGGGACAGGTGTTGGTGCAAGTCAAGGCGTGCGCACTCAACCACCTGGACTTGTGGGCCCGGCGGGGAGCCTTCAATATCGCCTTACCCATGCCCCACATTTCTGGAAGTGATGTGTGTGGCATTGTTGCAGCACTGGGCGAAGGTGTCCATGACTGGACATTGGGTGAAAGGGTCATCATCGCTCCGGGACAGGGCTGCGGGCAATGCGAGGCCTGCCGAGCCGGTCACGACTCATACTGTGATCAGTATAAGATTTTCGGATTTCAGACTCAGGGTGGGTATGCCGAGTTTGCGGTGACCGAAGCGAGACATCTTATTCGCGTCTCGCGAAATCTGAGTTACGAAGAGTGGGCTGCGGTGCCTCTCACCTTTCTGACCGCGTACCATATGCTATTCTCACTGGCGCGCCTGCAACCCGGGGAGACTGTGCTTGTGCACGCTTGCGGGAGTGGCGTTGGGGTCGCGGCGATCCAATTAGCTCATCTGGGCGGGGCCTGCGTTATCGCAACGTCTGCAAGTGACCACAAACTGCGCCGTGCTCAGCGGGAACTCGGTGTGGAAAACGTCGTAAACTACGACCGTGAAAACGTCGTGAAACACGTCATGCACCTGACAAATGGCCGCGGGGTGGACGTGGTCATTGACCCAGTGGGTCCGGCGGTGTGGGAAGATTCCCTCGCCATACTGCGCCGCGGCGGGCGGCTGGTCAATTGCGCGGCGACGACTGGAATGGAAACGAAGATTTCGGTCCGCACACTCTATGCGCGCCAGATCTCACTCATGGGCAGCTACATGGGGTTCCGCTACGAGCTTGATAAGGTCGTCCGGTTGGCCGAATGCGGGAGAATTCGGCCAATCGTAGATAAGACCTATCGGCTCGAGGATGCGCGACTGGCACAGGAACGCATGGAAAACAGGGAGAATTTTGGTAAGATCGTGCTCGTCATGAACTCGAATTTCGAATCGTAA
- a CDS encoding Adenine phosphoribosyltransferase yields the protein MDLKRFIRDIPDFPKKGIIFKDITPLLKSPEAFRYTVDEFAKRYQKKGITQVVAIESRGFIFGAALAYKLGAGIVPVRKIGKLPAKTRRESYELEYGTDSVEIHEDALGAGDRIVVLDDVIATGGTLAAACRLAQSLGAEIVEAATVIELTFLDGRPKLGNLPFFSLVQY from the coding sequence ATGGATTTGAAACGCTTCATTCGAGATATCCCAGACTTTCCAAAAAAGGGGATCATCTTCAAGGACATCACGCCGCTGCTCAAGTCGCCGGAGGCATTTCGCTACACCGTAGACGAGTTCGCAAAGCGCTATCAGAAAAAGGGAATCACGCAGGTCGTCGCGATTGAATCGCGCGGGTTTATCTTTGGGGCCGCACTGGCCTACAAGCTGGGTGCCGGCATCGTGCCGGTGCGAAAGATTGGGAAATTGCCAGCGAAGACCCGCCGAGAATCGTACGAATTAGAGTACGGCACAGACAGTGTTGAAATCCATGAGGACGCTCTTGGAGCGGGCGATCGAATTGTCGTGCTGGACGATGTGATTGCAACGGGTGGAACGCTGGCAGCAGCATGCCGTCTGGCCCAGTCGTTGGGAGCAGAAATTGTCGAGGCAGCTACGGTCATCGAGCTGACGTTCCTCGACGGACGCCCCAAACTCGGCAACCTCCCCTTCTTCAGCCTAGTCCAATACTAA
- a CDS encoding Glycogen branching enzyme, GH-57-type, archaeal, which translates to MPTPQKNPKGYLCLVLHAHLPFVRHPEYEDFLEEDWLYEAITETYVPLLNMMNGLMRDGVDFRLTMSLTPPLVAMLTDDLLQTRYVRHIERLIELAEKECVRTRFQPEFYPLAQMYLRKFTECRRVFVDQYQRNIVQGFKALQDAGKLEIITCGATHGFMPLMEINKNAVRAQVAVGRQAYEVAFGRPPRGIWNGECGYYPGLDEVLAQNGIRFFFVDAHGILHASKRPKYGVYAPLYCPSGVAAFGRDPESSKSVWSAEEGYPGDFNYREFYRDIGFDLDYDYIRPYIHESGLRINTGIKYYRITGKTPHKEPYNEQWALETAARHAGNFMFNREKQVEYLASLMDRRPIIVSPYDAELFGHWWYEGPDFLNFLLRKIHYDQQTLALITPSEYLEIYPKNQVAVPSLSSWGHKGYCEVWLEGSNDWIYRHLHKAADRMVELANEFKPTGDPLLTRALNQAARELLLAQSSDWAFIMKTRTMVEYAVRRTKEHVAAFTDLYHMIKRREVDESYLRRLEERHNIFPFIDFRVYAD; encoded by the coding sequence GTGCCAACACCTCAAAAAAATCCCAAAGGTTATTTGTGTTTAGTGCTGCACGCGCATTTGCCGTTTGTTCGCCATCCCGAGTACGAGGATTTCCTTGAGGAAGACTGGCTCTACGAGGCAATCACCGAAACGTATGTTCCGCTGCTCAATATGATGAACGGCCTTATGCGGGATGGCGTAGATTTTCGCCTCACCATGAGTCTCACGCCTCCGTTGGTGGCCATGCTCACGGACGACCTCCTTCAAACGCGTTACGTCCGCCACATCGAACGTCTCATCGAACTGGCCGAGAAAGAGTGTGTCCGGACACGTTTCCAGCCCGAGTTTTACCCACTGGCGCAAATGTACCTGCGCAAGTTCACCGAATGTCGCAGGGTGTTTGTGGATCAGTATCAGCGCAACATCGTTCAAGGCTTCAAAGCCCTTCAAGACGCCGGAAAGCTCGAGATTATTACGTGCGGCGCGACGCATGGCTTTATGCCGCTCATGGAAATTAATAAAAACGCCGTGCGAGCTCAGGTGGCTGTAGGGCGTCAGGCTTACGAAGTTGCTTTCGGTCGCCCCCCGCGGGGAATCTGGAATGGCGAGTGCGGCTATTACCCCGGCCTCGACGAAGTGCTCGCGCAAAATGGGATCCGTTTTTTCTTCGTGGATGCGCACGGCATCCTTCATGCAAGCAAACGCCCGAAGTACGGTGTCTATGCACCCCTTTACTGTCCGTCCGGCGTCGCTGCGTTCGGACGAGATCCTGAATCCAGTAAATCCGTTTGGAGCGCGGAGGAGGGATATCCGGGAGATTTCAACTATCGCGAGTTTTATCGCGACATTGGATTCGATCTCGACTATGATTACATCCGCCCGTACATCCACGAAAGCGGTCTGCGCATAAACACGGGCATCAAGTACTACCGCATTACGGGCAAGACTCCCCACAAGGAGCCCTACAACGAGCAGTGGGCGTTGGAGACGGCCGCGCGCCACGCGGGGAACTTCATGTTTAACCGCGAGAAACAAGTGGAGTATCTCGCCTCGCTCATGGACCGCCGCCCGATTATCGTCTCACCCTACGATGCGGAATTGTTTGGTCACTGGTGGTACGAAGGGCCCGATTTCCTCAATTTCCTATTGCGGAAAATCCATTATGACCAGCAAACGCTGGCCCTCATCACGCCCAGCGAGTATCTTGAGATTTACCCAAAGAACCAGGTTGCCGTGCCCAGTCTGTCGAGTTGGGGCCATAAAGGTTACTGCGAGGTTTGGTTGGAGGGCAGCAACGACTGGATCTATCGCCATCTTCACAAGGCTGCGGATCGGATGGTGGAACTTGCCAACGAGTTCAAACCCACGGGCGACCCGCTTCTGACGCGCGCGCTTAATCAGGCTGCCCGCGAGTTGCTTCTCGCGCAATCCAGCGACTGGGCTTTTATTATGAAGACCCGCACGATGGTGGAGTACGCTGTGCGGCGCACCAAGGAGCACGTCGCCGCCTTTACGGACCTCTACCACATGATCAAGCGACGCGAAGTGGACGAGTCATACCTGCGCCGCTTGGAAGAGCGGCATAACATATTCCCGTTCATCGACTTCCGCGTTTACGCGGATTAG
- a CDS encoding Cystathionine gamma-synthase: protein MDFGISTRAVHAGEPERQYMDSITTPIVLTSSYTFPTMEDVLDYVTKKVDRFEYGRYGNPTTAVAIKKLRELEGAEDAEVFDSGMTAVSCTLLGLLRSGDHLILTDDVYKKTLMFCEKVMPRFGIRTTVVKMGDYDEMEMVLKKNPGTRVVLSESPTNPYLNIADMDILRELKERYGFVLVVDATFATPVNQQPLKQGADVVLHSATKYLGGHNDLLGGAALGRRDLIELIRDYRNTTGGVMDPMTSYLLLRGLKTLAIRMERHNSNGFAVAQYLERHPKVRKVYYPGLPSHHDHKRALKYMRGCGGVVTIELNATLEQTMRFLSSLRLFKIGPSFGGVEALVTHPMTISYYDYSPEERKRLGILDELVRLSVGIEDSQDLIADLDQALAKM, encoded by the coding sequence ATGGATTTTGGGATTTCAACTCGAGCGGTCCACGCTGGTGAACCAGAACGCCAGTACATGGATTCTATCACAACCCCGATTGTTCTCACTTCGTCGTACACCTTCCCGACGATGGAGGATGTACTGGACTATGTTACGAAGAAGGTCGACCGCTTTGAGTACGGGCGCTACGGTAACCCCACAACCGCTGTAGCAATCAAAAAGCTTCGTGAGCTTGAAGGGGCTGAAGATGCCGAAGTTTTTGATTCAGGCATGACGGCGGTAAGCTGCACCCTGCTCGGCCTCCTACGCAGTGGCGACCACCTCATCCTCACCGATGACGTATACAAGAAAACCCTCATGTTCTGCGAGAAGGTCATGCCACGATTTGGGATCCGCACCACCGTAGTCAAGATGGGCGACTACGACGAGATGGAGATGGTGCTGAAGAAGAATCCGGGAACCCGCGTGGTCCTAAGCGAATCCCCCACCAATCCGTATCTGAACATTGCCGACATGGATATTTTGCGCGAACTGAAGGAGCGCTACGGCTTCGTGTTGGTGGTGGACGCCACGTTTGCCACTCCAGTGAATCAGCAGCCGCTCAAACAAGGCGCGGACGTTGTCCTCCACTCGGCAACAAAATATCTTGGGGGCCACAACGATCTGCTTGGGGGAGCAGCCTTAGGACGCCGTGATTTGATCGAGTTGATCCGAGACTACCGCAACACCACAGGCGGGGTGATGGATCCTATGACGAGCTACCTGCTCTTGCGTGGACTCAAGACACTCGCCATCCGTATGGAGCGCCACAATTCCAACGGCTTTGCGGTGGCCCAGTACCTTGAGCGCCACCCAAAGGTTCGCAAGGTGTACTATCCGGGGCTCCCCTCGCACCATGACCACAAACGGGCTCTAAAATACATGCGCGGATGTGGCGGGGTGGTGACGATTGAGCTCAATGCGACACTCGAGCAAACCATGCGTTTTCTTTCTTCACTTCGCTTATTCAAAATTGGGCCATCTTTTGGTGGTGTGGAAGCGCTCGTGACCCACCCCATGACGATTTCCTATTACGATTATTCGCCAGAGGAGCGCAAACGACTTGGGATTCTCGATGAATTGGTGCGTTTGTCCGTGGGCATCGAGGATTCACAGGATCTCATCGCTGATCTGGACCAGGCGTTGGCAAAAATGTAA
- a CDS encoding Extracellular ribonuclease Bsn: MQPQKSTHTLVRRIGFLTTLLIAATWLVAAPPPGYYDSAMGLSGNALRRALNNIIKNHTVLPYTSSSTTDTRAALKILDEDPNNTNNVLLHYKGTSVAKSSFGTLWNREHVWPQSLGADVLPPETDLHHLFAEDPSLNSSRGNSVFNYVYPNHTNSGYGNYWTSTQFEVRDPQKGDVARALFYMDVRYDGTGGAADFVLSNTTSPSYGQMGVLSALIQWHNFDPPDAREQERNDKIYTLFQHNRNPFIDHPEFVYLIWGPVANGDTLNVAYTNRATATVGAGSANYPLLSLNLTANSNEWDLQSVGLSNIGTLPDSGISAIRLYRDMDNSGSVTAGDIELAWGTFSGGNLTLTCADPSRVTTSTVNFLIAADVATTAPTGSTLRVQVNSLTSSSTGGTDPNPSFTAFSNTPATVSGGVSDGDTLSVSFTNRAGATISAGAVDYPFVTLQCAANSNEWDLASLAITKLGTVEDSRVVAVKLYYDVDQDGVADTGDTLLDTKTLSSGTATFAPSQPFRITTTPVHLLVVATISSTQTNGQTLGFRINANGLTRSISGGNDVNPSFSAFDSGLASVTGGVTDGDTLSVSATSVAPTTVPAGAMNVPLLALTLTASSNEWDVNTISISRNGTLSDSQIPAVSLYEDANNNGVVDAGETELDIRNFSGGSVTFQLNGAVRVTPTPMYLLVAVDIANTAPNASTIGVTLNANGITSAASGGNDVNPTFSAQSSNLTSVVNISAIPDVKIVMVSTRGSDGTAAKEFLVLANHTANTVSLSGWQLRTRAGAATSDITLNLSGSIPPYAHFLIASQPYGSNCEGVTPNFSDTNVSGLFGGMSDTTGRSIGLFDGTGTGANRVDGFSFNGGATNPNNLHEGTAFSGGSGSSTVSFARKRPGGAGTFYTDTDNNASDLQTITSKTPPTDFLPVSVSHFSVE, encoded by the coding sequence ATGCAACCCCAAAAGTCGACTCACACATTAGTGAGAAGAATTGGCTTCCTTACTACCTTGCTCATCGCCGCTACGTGGCTGGTGGCAGCTCCCCCTCCTGGTTATTACGACTCTGCCATGGGGCTATCGGGCAACGCCTTGCGACGAGCCCTCAACAATATCATCAAGAACCACACCGTCCTACCATATACGAGCTCTTCGACGACTGACACGCGGGCCGCCCTCAAAATCCTCGATGAGGATCCCAACAACACAAATAATGTTCTGTTGCACTATAAGGGCACATCAGTCGCAAAGAGTTCCTTTGGGACGTTGTGGAACCGCGAGCACGTGTGGCCCCAATCGCTGGGTGCGGATGTTCTTCCACCGGAAACTGACCTTCACCATTTATTTGCAGAGGATCCGTCCCTCAATAGCAGCCGGGGCAACAGTGTTTTCAATTATGTCTATCCCAATCATACCAACTCTGGCTACGGTAACTATTGGACTTCTACGCAGTTCGAGGTGCGCGATCCGCAGAAAGGCGATGTCGCGCGAGCTCTCTTTTACATGGACGTACGATACGATGGAACGGGGGGCGCTGCGGACTTCGTGCTTTCCAACACAACGTCGCCTTCCTACGGTCAGATGGGGGTTCTCTCGGCGCTGATCCAGTGGCATAATTTCGATCCGCCCGACGCTCGGGAGCAAGAACGAAACGACAAAATTTACACCCTCTTCCAGCACAACCGGAATCCCTTTATTGATCATCCCGAGTTTGTGTATCTGATCTGGGGCCCGGTGGCAAATGGGGACACGCTGAACGTAGCTTATACCAATCGCGCCACAGCCACTGTTGGAGCGGGTTCCGCAAATTATCCCCTCTTGAGTCTGAACCTGACAGCAAACTCGAACGAGTGGGACCTGCAGTCGGTGGGATTGAGCAACATCGGCACACTGCCGGACAGCGGTATCTCTGCAATTCGGCTCTATCGTGATATGGATAATAGCGGGTCCGTTACGGCAGGGGATATCGAGCTGGCGTGGGGGACGTTCAGCGGTGGCAACCTCACACTCACATGTGCCGATCCGTCGCGTGTCACCACGTCGACCGTGAATTTCTTGATCGCTGCCGATGTGGCTACCACTGCACCGACGGGTTCCACGTTGCGAGTTCAGGTGAACAGTCTAACCTCAAGCTCAACGGGAGGAACCGACCCAAATCCCTCGTTTACCGCGTTTTCGAACACTCCAGCGACTGTGAGCGGTGGGGTCTCAGATGGCGATACTCTTAGCGTTTCGTTCACAAATCGTGCTGGCGCCACCATTTCTGCCGGAGCAGTGGACTACCCATTTGTCACCCTTCAGTGCGCTGCGAATTCGAACGAGTGGGACCTTGCTTCGCTCGCAATCACCAAGCTTGGTACGGTGGAGGATTCGCGCGTAGTGGCGGTAAAACTTTACTATGATGTTGATCAGGACGGCGTTGCAGACACGGGCGACACGCTCCTTGACACGAAGACGCTTTCCAGCGGCACGGCGACATTCGCGCCTTCGCAACCCTTCCGAATCACGACAACCCCCGTGCATCTGCTGGTCGTGGCCACCATTTCGAGCACACAAACGAATGGGCAGACTCTTGGTTTCCGCATTAATGCGAACGGACTGACACGGTCAATTTCGGGTGGTAATGACGTCAACCCAAGCTTCAGCGCATTTGATAGTGGACTGGCTTCTGTAACGGGTGGCGTCACCGACGGTGACACGCTGAGTGTCTCGGCAACGAGCGTTGCCCCAACGACAGTACCGGCTGGTGCGATGAACGTGCCTCTCCTTGCGTTGACGTTGACCGCAAGTTCGAACGAGTGGGATGTGAACACGATTTCGATCTCTCGAAACGGTACGCTCAGCGATTCGCAAATCCCAGCCGTTAGCCTATACGAAGATGCAAATAACAATGGTGTCGTGGACGCCGGGGAAACTGAGCTCGATATTAGGAATTTCTCCGGAGGTTCAGTAACTTTCCAGCTGAATGGTGCGGTTCGCGTCACTCCCACGCCCATGTATCTGTTAGTCGCGGTGGATATCGCGAACACAGCGCCAAACGCATCCACGATTGGCGTCACGCTAAACGCGAATGGGATTACCTCGGCGGCGAGCGGCGGCAATGACGTGAATCCAACGTTCTCGGCGCAATCCAGCAATCTGACGAGCGTGGTGAACATTAGCGCAATTCCGGACGTCAAGATCGTCATGGTGTCTACGCGTGGGAGTGACGGCACTGCCGCAAAGGAGTTCCTCGTACTTGCGAACCACACCGCGAACACGGTAAGCTTGAGCGGCTGGCAACTGCGCACACGGGCGGGAGCAGCAACAAGCGACATTACTCTGAATCTTTCGGGCAGCATCCCACCTTATGCCCATTTCTTGATTGCATCCCAGCCGTACGGCAGCAACTGCGAGGGTGTGACACCTAATTTTTCCGACACCAACGTGAGTGGCCTCTTTGGGGGCATGTCTGATACGACAGGACGTTCCATTGGCCTTTTCGATGGAACGGGCACGGGTGCAAATCGCGTGGACGGATTCTCATTCAATGGTGGAGCAACAAATCCGAACAACCTTCATGAAGGAACCGCGTTCAGCGGTGGCTCAGGCAGCTCGACCGTTTCCTTCGCACGCAAACGCCCCGGCGGTGCGGGGACTTTCTATACGGACACTGACAACAACGCAAGCGACCTACAAACGATCACATCGAAAACACCACCGACCGATTTCCTCCCAGTGAGCGTAAGCCATTTCTCGGTTGAGTAA
- a CDS encoding DNA polymerase III alpha subunit: MGKPEFVHLHLHTEYSLLDGACRVKELAEYVAKTGMPAVACTDHGNLFAAIEFYQACCDAGVKPIIGAELYIAAKGRRSRNEAGVRTSANHILLLAENEEGYRNLCKLSSIGFLEGYYYKPRIDFEVLAQYNAGLIATSGCLKGLIPESLLEEDEQRAKTYLGQFIDIFGRDRFYIELMDHGIEQQRRVLPVLVKMARDMGVKTIATNDAHYLQREDAAFHDVLLCIQTGRTLQDPNRMKYEAEEFYVKTPEEMYAVFRDFPEACRETLAIAERCNVKFDLEGKSYVPQFRTPGGVSPEEYLRQLAFDGLLRRYGTPTQQHIERLEHELNTIVKMGFASYFLIVWDFIRYAKVNGIPVGPGRGSAAGSLVAYCLEITDIDPIEHGLLFERFLNPERISMPDIDVDFCFENRGRVIEYVRNTYGENRVAQIITFGTLQPRAAIRDVGRVMGVAPVKVNKLANLVPKMLKPEKGEKGIDRALRETPELKAEYDNDPEVRQILDYIRKLEGMVRHASTHAAGIVICDRDITDIVPVYKAPDSNDVATQFTMNVIERLGLLKMDFLGLKNLTIIQNTLMAIRKNHGVEIDWQKIGLSDRKTYELLASGRTLGVFQLESEGMTNLVRMMKPSRFEDLVALLALYRPGPLGANMHIEYVQCKHGEKEPTYDHPLIEPILRETYGIILYQEQVMQIAQVLAGFTLGEADLMRRAMGKKKKDVMDKMRERFVQGAVANGVDAELAERIFAKIEHFAGYGFNKSHSAAYAVISYRTAYLKAHYPIEYLAALMTNAIGGKVEEMMKYFAEARDLGVSVLGPDVNESEKEFAVCGGNIRYGLAAIKNIGEGVVEAILAARNRGGRFQDFEDFCNRVDLRVLNSRTIECLIRAGAFDSLRHTRAQLLDGYEKVIEVAQERQRERDLGQISLFEIMGESEEGAGRGPSALGLLRDVPEMPQLEKLRAEKELLGYYISGHPMDAYQCDQTAFGNCSLAHLPKRRDGDEVNVVAMIGEVVKKKDRNGRDMAFVQILDLDATAEAIFFHDAFEKFREYVVPENVLLINGRVNIRDDVPKILVKQVQAIDEVREKADYIFEIFADYATVPDTFLSTLRQLLQAHRGKRDVRLTLQLDRGQLIVALPRTFRVRVTNELMTEIKRIPGVRRLRFSMENGR; the protein is encoded by the coding sequence TTGGGTAAGCCAGAGTTTGTCCATCTCCATCTCCACACAGAATATAGTTTGCTCGATGGCGCTTGCCGGGTAAAGGAGCTCGCGGAGTATGTCGCAAAAACCGGCATGCCGGCCGTCGCGTGTACCGATCACGGCAACTTGTTTGCAGCGATTGAATTTTATCAGGCATGTTGCGATGCTGGCGTAAAGCCCATCATTGGAGCTGAACTATATATCGCGGCGAAGGGGCGTCGAAGCCGAAATGAAGCTGGAGTCCGGACGTCCGCAAATCATATTCTGCTGCTGGCCGAAAACGAAGAAGGATACCGCAACCTCTGCAAGCTTTCTTCGATCGGATTCCTGGAAGGGTACTACTATAAGCCCCGGATCGATTTTGAAGTGCTTGCGCAATACAACGCTGGCCTTATTGCAACGAGCGGTTGCCTTAAAGGCCTGATCCCGGAGTCGCTGCTCGAGGAGGACGAGCAACGCGCCAAAACGTATTTGGGCCAGTTTATCGATATTTTCGGTAGGGACCGATTCTATATCGAGCTCATGGACCATGGCATCGAACAGCAGCGCAGGGTCCTACCCGTCCTGGTCAAAATGGCCCGCGACATGGGGGTCAAAACCATCGCCACAAACGATGCCCATTATTTGCAGCGCGAGGATGCTGCATTTCATGATGTATTGCTCTGCATCCAGACGGGCCGCACGTTGCAGGACCCCAACCGGATGAAGTACGAAGCCGAAGAATTCTACGTGAAAACTCCGGAGGAGATGTACGCGGTTTTTCGAGATTTCCCGGAGGCCTGCCGCGAGACGTTGGCTATTGCTGAGCGCTGCAACGTCAAGTTCGACCTCGAAGGAAAAAGCTACGTGCCACAGTTTCGAACGCCCGGCGGTGTGTCGCCCGAAGAATACCTGCGGCAGTTAGCATTCGACGGACTCCTCAGACGCTACGGCACGCCAACTCAACAACATATTGAGCGGCTGGAGCATGAGCTCAACACCATCGTCAAGATGGGCTTCGCGTCCTACTTCCTCATTGTCTGGGACTTTATTCGTTACGCAAAGGTCAACGGCATCCCCGTTGGCCCCGGCCGTGGAAGTGCCGCCGGTTCCCTTGTCGCTTATTGTTTAGAGATTACGGATATCGACCCGATCGAGCATGGGCTCCTATTTGAGCGATTTCTCAATCCTGAACGCATCTCGATGCCCGATATAGACGTGGATTTTTGCTTCGAGAATCGCGGGCGTGTGATTGAGTACGTGCGAAACACATACGGTGAAAACCGGGTGGCCCAGATTATTACGTTTGGGACTCTTCAGCCACGAGCTGCAATCCGCGATGTTGGCCGGGTGATGGGCGTTGCCCCGGTGAAAGTAAACAAATTGGCCAACCTTGTCCCTAAAATGCTCAAGCCCGAAAAAGGCGAGAAGGGCATTGACCGTGCCTTACGTGAGACCCCTGAGCTAAAGGCTGAGTACGATAACGATCCCGAGGTTCGCCAGATCCTTGATTACATTCGGAAACTCGAGGGGATGGTGCGCCATGCCAGCACGCACGCCGCTGGGATTGTGATTTGCGATCGCGACATCACGGACATTGTTCCTGTTTACAAAGCCCCCGACTCAAACGACGTGGCCACCCAATTTACCATGAACGTGATCGAGAGGCTTGGCCTTTTGAAAATGGACTTTCTTGGCCTAAAAAACCTCACGATCATCCAAAACACCCTCATGGCCATCCGCAAAAATCACGGCGTGGAAATTGACTGGCAGAAGATTGGCCTGTCCGATCGCAAAACCTACGAGTTGCTCGCATCGGGGCGCACCCTTGGTGTCTTTCAGTTGGAATCTGAGGGCATGACGAACCTCGTGCGAATGATGAAACCTTCACGTTTCGAGGACCTCGTCGCGCTACTCGCCCTCTATCGGCCGGGCCCCCTTGGAGCCAACATGCATATCGAGTACGTCCAGTGCAAGCACGGGGAAAAAGAGCCAACCTACGACCACCCACTCATTGAGCCAATTCTGCGCGAAACTTACGGGATCATTCTCTATCAAGAGCAAGTCATGCAGATTGCCCAAGTGTTGGCCGGTTTCACGCTGGGTGAAGCAGACCTCATGCGACGCGCCATGGGGAAAAAGAAAAAGGATGTCATGGACAAGATGCGCGAGCGCTTTGTCCAAGGCGCGGTGGCAAATGGGGTGGATGCCGAGCTTGCCGAACGGATCTTTGCCAAAATTGAACACTTCGCGGGCTACGGATTCAATAAATCGCATTCAGCAGCTTACGCAGTCATCTCCTACCGAACAGCCTACCTCAAGGCCCACTATCCGATCGAATATCTTGCCGCACTCATGACGAATGCGATTGGCGGTAAGGTTGAGGAAATGATGAAGTACTTCGCCGAAGCACGCGACCTCGGCGTGAGTGTTTTAGGTCCTGATGTGAACGAGTCCGAAAAAGAGTTCGCAGTGTGTGGCGGCAACATTCGCTATGGACTGGCTGCAATCAAAAACATCGGCGAGGGCGTCGTGGAGGCGATCCTCGCGGCACGCAACCGTGGTGGCCGATTCCAAGATTTCGAGGATTTCTGTAACCGGGTGGATCTGCGAGTGCTCAATAGCCGGACGATCGAATGTTTGATTCGCGCAGGCGCTTTTGATTCCCTCCGTCACACGCGGGCTCAGTTACTCGACGGATACGAGAAGGTGATCGAGGTTGCCCAAGAGCGCCAACGAGAGCGCGATCTTGGGCAAATAAGCCTTTTTGAGATCATGGGCGAAAGCGAAGAGGGGGCAGGGCGTGGTCCATCCGCGCTTGGCCTCTTGAGAGATGTTCCAGAAATGCCCCAGTTAGAAAAGTTGCGTGCCGAGAAGGAGCTGCTCGGTTATTACATCTCGGGACATCCTATGGATGCATATCAGTGCGATCAGACGGCATTTGGGAATTGTTCCCTCGCCCATCTTCCCAAGCGTCGCGATGGCGACGAGGTCAACGTGGTTGCCATGATTGGCGAGGTCGTAAAAAAGAAGGACCGGAATGGCCGCGATATGGCATTCGTTCAGATTCTCGATCTCGACGCGACCGCTGAAGCCATTTTCTTCCACGATGCCTTTGAAAAATTTCGCGAGTATGTTGTTCCCGAGAACGTCCTCCTGATCAACGGTCGCGTAAACATTCGAGACGATGTCCCGAAGATCCTTGTGAAGCAAGTGCAGGCAATCGACGAGGTCAGAGAAAAAGCCGACTACATTTTCGAAATCTTCGCCGACTATGCCACGGTTCCTGACACCTTTCTGTCGACCCTCCGGCAACTCCTGCAAGCTCACCGCGGAAAGCGTGACGTGCGATTGACCCTTCAGCTTGATCGTGGTCAACTGATCGTCGCGCTGCCGCGGACTTTTCGTGTCCGAGTGACCAATGAACTGATGACCGAGATCAAGCGAATTCCCGGCGTGCGGAGGCTACGCTTCTCAATGGAGAACGGCCGGTGA